In Bacillus sp. DX3.1, the following proteins share a genomic window:
- a CDS encoding energy-coupling factor ABC transporter ATP-binding protein, giving the protein MEITFQTVEHRYQYKTPFERRALYDVNVSFPSGGYYAIIGHTGSGKSTMIQHLNGLLQPTKGTVQIGEHLISSQKKEKKLKPLRKKVGVVFQFPEHQLFEETVEKDICFGPSNFGVSKEEAKQKARDAIGLVGLDPELLARSPFELSGGQMRRVAIAGVLAMEPEVLVLDEPTAGLDPKGQHELMEMFYHLHKEQGLTVILVTHNMEDAAKYADQIVVMHKGTVFLQGTAEEVFSHADELEQIGVSLPMSLKYKRAIEEKLGVSIPKATLSLEDLTHEVVQVLRKGGRESCSS; this is encoded by the coding sequence TTGGAGATTACATTCCAAACAGTAGAGCATCGTTATCAATATAAAACTCCATTTGAAAGACGCGCACTTTATGATGTAAACGTGTCGTTTCCGAGTGGGGGATATTACGCCATTATCGGTCATACTGGTTCAGGCAAATCGACGATGATTCAACATTTAAACGGTTTATTGCAGCCGACAAAGGGTACAGTCCAAATTGGAGAGCACCTGATCTCCTCACAAAAGAAAGAAAAAAAGTTAAAGCCTCTTCGAAAAAAAGTTGGGGTTGTCTTTCAATTTCCTGAGCATCAGCTGTTTGAAGAAACAGTTGAGAAAGATATTTGCTTTGGTCCCTCAAACTTTGGAGTGTCCAAAGAGGAGGCAAAGCAAAAAGCAAGGGATGCGATCGGGCTAGTAGGTTTGGATCCTGAATTATTAGCACGGTCTCCGTTCGAGTTAAGCGGTGGGCAGATGAGACGTGTTGCGATAGCTGGTGTACTAGCGATGGAACCTGAGGTATTGGTACTGGATGAACCAACAGCCGGACTTGATCCAAAAGGTCAGCATGAGCTTATGGAGATGTTTTATCACCTTCATAAGGAGCAAGGTCTGACAGTAATCCTTGTTACGCATAATATGGAAGATGCTGCGAAGTATGCAGATCAAATTGTCGTCATGCATAAAGGAACGGTCTTTTTGCAAGGAACAGCAGAGGAAGTATTTTCACATGCAGATGAATTAGAACAAATCGGCGTGTCTCTTCCGATGTCTTTAAAGTATAAACGTGCAATTGAAGAGAAGCTTGGCGTCTCCATTCCGAAGGCGACCTTATCTTTAGAGGATCTAACTCATGAAGTTG